In Penicillium oxalicum strain HP7-1 chromosome VII, whole genome shotgun sequence, one DNA window encodes the following:
- a CDS encoding ADP-ribose glycohydrolase MACROD2 gives MARSMVLAMSDIPTVSALYRSGFLAKVDSERMPVQSLNDTVSLVCSDITKLKVDCIVNAANRSLLGGGGVDGAIHRAAGNELVKECATLNGCATGDAKITSAYNLPCEKVIHTVGPIYNAERRKDRERSEQLLRSCYRRSLEVAVENNMKSIAFSAISTGVYGYPGKKAAAAASDEVRNFLERPENSHKLERVIFCNFQEKDQMTYERIIPSIFPPTETDVSLSSDSEDSDTVEAAEPDVMEQGI, from the exons ATGGCCCGATCCATGGTTCTCGCAATGTCCGACATTCCGACAGTGTCGGCTCTCTACCGGTCAGGATTCCTGGCAAAAGTGGACTCGGAGCGAATGCCGGTGCAATCTCTGAACGATACTGTCTCACTGGTGTGCTCAGACATCACTAAACTCAAAGTGGATTGCATTGTCAATGCTGCCAATCGCTCTCTGttgggtggtggtggtgttgatGGTGCCATCCATCGTGCTGCCGGGAATGAGCTCGTCAAAGAATGTGCTACTTTGAACGGCTGTGCAACCGGTGATGCAAAGATCACTTCTGCATACAACTTGCCCTGTGAAAAAGTCATCCACACCGTCGGTCCGATCTACAATGCTGAGCGACGCAAGGATCGTGAGCGTTCCGAACAATTGCTTCGCTCATGCTATCGCCGTAGCCTCGAAGTGGCCGTGGAGAATAATATGAAGTCAATCGCTTTCTCTGCCATCAGCACCGGCGTGTATGGTTATCCAGGCAAGAAagccgcagccgcagccaGTGATGAGGTGCGAAATTTCCTGGAGCGGCCGGAGAACAGCCACAAGCTGGAGCGTGTCATCTTCTGCAACTTCCAAGAGAAAGATCAGATGACATATGAGCGAATCATCCC GTCAATTTTCCCGCCCACCGAGACGGATGTCTCTCTCAGCTCCGACTCCGAAGACTCTGATACAGTCGAAGCGGCTGAACCAGACGTCATGGAGCAGGGCATTTGA